The Nitrospirota bacterium genomic sequence AATTCAAAGGGCAAGGAGACCCGAGTGATTTGACTGCTTTTGCGGTAGACGACCATGTAAGGGTTCGTGGGCGCAAGGGGACGCCTTGCACACCATCCGAATGCCGGGTGGTTGCAACGGAGCTCGAGAAACGAGATCCGGACGCGGATGTGATCCTTCAGGGGCCGATCGACTCCGCGAATGATCCGATACTAGTTATCCTTCAGGTAACCGTCGATACCAGCGATCCGCAGTTTCAGTTTGAAGACGTCAACGACAATCACCTGAGCCGGCTACAGTTCTTCAACGCTATAAAAGTCGGCACGCTGGTCAAAGCGGAAGGGGTTCTGAGTGATAACACCATCCGGTGGGAGGAAGCGGAGCTTGAGGATTAGGCGGCGAAATTGCTCGAGGAACCTGTTTTGTCTTGCCGGCCCTCTGTCATTAATTCTGATGCCACAACGCCGACAGACCAATCCAGCATCCTTCGTTTCAGCAGAGAGCTGCAAATGGGAAGAAATGGGTCGGGAGTCATTTCCATTGCGTTCTTAAGCCTGGAGCTGATCTATCCGATAGAGAACTGGATGATCTGCAGCGGGAACGACCATGAACCGGCTGTTGTTCGTGGATGATCAGCGGGAGGTTCTGGAATTTCTCCGCAGGCTGCTCGCGCATATGTCGGACGAGTGGACGATGGAGTTTGTCGGGAACGCCGAAGAGGCTCTTGCGGCCCTGGCTTGATAGCCGTTTGACGTCGTTCTATCCGATATCCACCTGGTCGGGACAGGAGGCATCCAGCTCCTGTCAGACGTAAGGCGTCGCTATCCCCGGACAATTCGGATCGCCTTCTTCGGGTGCGCCCATCGTGACACGGTGCTCCGTTCGTTTGAGGTAGCGCATCAATTCCTGCCCAAGCCGTTCGACTTGGATGTCCTGCAATCCGCCGTCGATCGAGCCTGTACTCTTCAGGATCGGTTGGACAGCGATTCGTTGCAGAAGATCGTTTCGACTATCCGCACGCTTCCGAGCTTGCCGGACTTGTATCAGGAACTGGTTGCGGTCATGCAGTCACCGGCTGCATCGACGGAAACCATTGTCCCCATCGTGTCGAAGGACATGGCGATGGTCTCGAAAATGCTTCAGGTCGTGAATTCGGCGTTTGTCGGGCTGCGCCGTATGATCTCCCGCCACGCCCATGCTGTGGCGCTGCTCGGGCTGGATACGGTCAAGTCGTTGGTGCTCACGCTCCAAGTGTTCAGACAGTTCGAGCAGGACCTATCCATGCCGGTGCCGATCGATTCGCTCTGGCGGCACGGTCTGGCGACGGCCTCCCTCGCCCGGCGTATTGCAGAGCTCGATGGAGTGGGCTCACTCGGGATCCAGCGGGCCTTTATGGCCGGGCTGCTCCGCGACATCGGTGTCCTGGTTTTAGCAACGAATTTCCCGGACCGTTTTGCCGAGGTGATGGAGCAAGCGAAGATCGGTGGACGCCCGATGGCCGAGGTGGAGCGTGGGCTGCTGGGGACGACCGAGGCGGAGGTGGGAGCATAC encodes the following:
- a CDS encoding HDOD domain-containing protein yields the protein MLRSFEVAHQFLPKPFDLDVLQSAVDRACTLQDRLDSDSLQKIVSTIRTLPSLPDLYQELVAVMQSPAASTETIVPIVSKDMAMVSKMLQVVNSAFVGLRRMISRHAHAVALLGLDTVKSLVLTLQVFRQFEQDLSMPVPIDSLWRHGLATASLARRIAELDGVGSLGIQRAFMAGLLRDIGVLVLATNFPDRFAEVMEQAKIGGRPMAEVERGLLGTTEAEVGAYLLGIWSLDNAVVEAVAFYHAPASMRQSGFSLLSVVHVTNALEEVQDTTLSARARTVIDQEYLGYCGLSSRLPIWREQCASRPPLRRLALQVPAKAAWSIFTTSVSLVYRRIPDPLFDGTTSCRGR